The stretch of DNA gaatataaaaaaaaatcggcaAATTTTTGAAAGAATTATCGCTGTTATAAAGTTAATCGGAAAAAGAGGTTTAAGTTATAGAGGTAAAAGAAATGAAGCAGCATACTCTTtgaacgataataatttagatcaTGGGAATTTCTTGGAAATAATGATATTGCTCAGTAAATATGATCCTATCATTTGCGAACACTTCAATACTATCATCAATAAAAGtgaaaagaaacaaaaacaaaataagaaagGCCGTGGAAGCTTTTTAACCTTTTTATCCAAAAATACGGTTCAAGtcgttataaatgaaatagcatcaaatattaaacgtaCAATTGCTACCGAAGTCCAAAATGCTTCTTTCTTTTCTGTTCTTATTGATACTACCCAAGATGTTTCAGTAATGGATCAATGTTCAATAGTTATTAGATACGTTTTTCACGatacaattaatgaaaaattaattgctGTTAAGTGTGTTCATAACTCAAGTGGTAAAGGTATGGCTCAACTGCTAAAAGAGGAATTGATTTCTGTTGGTTTGGATTTAACGAAATGTATAGGAAATTCTACTGATGGAGCGTCCAATATGCGAGGAGTATATAATGGTTTTACTTCACATTTAAGTCAATTATCGCCTGAACAAGTTCATGTTTGGTGTCATAGTCACGTTTTAAATCTTGTTATTTGCGATGCAACAAAAAATTCTGTCCAAGTAGcatcattttttactttattaaatagttgtgcagtatttttcaaagaatCATATTTGAGGATGGATATTTGGAATGAAGTTAGCAAGACAAATTCAGATAACAGTCGAAATAAGCGTCTTCAAACCATTGGGGAAACTAGATGGTCATCAAAACAGACTGCTGTTGAGAGAATTTTTGGAACATTTGGAGATCCAAAAAGTTCTATGTATGTAGACTTGATAATTGCTTTCACTAAAGTTGTTCAAGGGGAAAAATTTAAACCTGATATAAGAGCAAAAGCAAATACTTATTTAGATTTACTATTAAAGTATGAGACTATTTTGACGGCACACATATTTATGAATGTTTTTAGTATAACGGGCCCACTATCTAGATATCTACAAACCAGTGGATTAGACCTTCTGAAATGTCAACAAATGGTAAAATCTGCACTGAGTCAAATAGTTGAGTACCAAAGAGatatggaaaatataatagctaAAAGTGATAAATTTGTCGAATGGGTAAATAATCAACTAGAATTGCAAGATTTGGATAATGAAATTTATCTTCAAGAACAATTTGAAATCAAACgattaaggaaaaaaaaacgaatgacTGATGAATTATTAAACGATAACCCAATTAATGATgcgaaacaaaaatatactgttGAAGTTCATAATCAGGTGATGGATAGAATAGTTGAAAGTATGAATTCAAGATTTGTAAACAATAGTCCATTGTACATGGATTTATCGCTTCTATCCCCAGTCAACttcaatagttttaaacatGGTTTACCAAAAACAGCCTTGAAAGCTCTCTCCAAAAATTTAATCCGatttacaattaatgataatttggaAGAATTTCATCGAAAATTAACAGAAGAATTAGTAAGTTTTAGTAATAGTtgggataatttaaaaaaatcagttgAAGACGaatatgattttgaaaatttcaattcgGAAGATGAAAACCAAGAAACTGAAGAAACTGCCGGATTAAATATAACCTGTAAAACATGCAAAAATTGTGCTTGTTGCTGTTTAAAGTTATTAgtcaaatacaatttgtatagtaatgcgtatacaaatttatctttggcttataattatcttttaacTCTACCGGTAACACAAGTAGCATGTGAGAGGTCATTTTCAAcactaaaattcataaaaaatcgaTTGCGAAATACTTTAACTAATGAGAATTTGGAAGCGTTTATGCTGATGTCCGTGGAAAAGCGAACATTAGCTTCTATAgatgatgatattttaattgacaGAATCGGGGAAACTAGCgaagttatgaaaaaaaacctaattatgtaaaaaaggAATTACTTTaagagttaattttaatatataagtattatattaaaatgtgtatattgtatctataaaaaaatatcttatatattatgtgtaattttttatatttatatgaaattttgaaaatattttttaaataataaaggtttttcaatcattagtttttttttttatataatatatttatgaccaATTCGTTGGTCCCCTGTTAATTTTTGGCCtggcaaaaataaattcccGGCCTGAAATATTAACCCAGTCCGCCCCTGGTTTtaactatgaaatataaaatacttaatatttatttttcttagttGTTcgagtttaaacaaaaatgtaattatataaaactaattggtGCATGCTGAACATTGATGAACCTATTAAAACAGCTCATTGgacatttttcatttgttctACTAACTTTGAAGAATtactaaaataggtaatacccATTTTTGCGCAGAGTCCactgtaaaaacaaaataattcaagtaATATTCAAGCATGTGATGAAATATGCAAAGCTGGGCAAGTTAGTCATTTTTTCAACTAGTTGAAGTTAagttactttaataaaaaaactaagttaGAATATAAGTTAGTTTCTGAAACTGTCCAAATTTCTAACTTACAATTTCTAACTCTTACATTCTACAGACTACGCATAAAAGCCGGGGTTCCTGTGcgtgcattattataaatactaataattaataatgtatatgagCCAATAATCTATATAGGCTTGTATAGGCATATAAGCATAATGTCATGATTGAAGAACAACTTTTGGAATTTTggaatgcaaaaaaaaaataatatctagttagaatagttttttttctaacgaGTTAGATTAgactatttttactatttacttatttttacttaaaagtaacttactaacttaactttaactttCTAACTAGTTAGTGCCCAGCTTTGGAAATATGTTTACTTGTAGAAGTAGAATATCATAttagattataggtacttaattaaaaatgttgtattgcaaataaataatctttacTGCaaagtttttatgattaaacagCATAAAAACAGGTTCTTTTTTAGGATgcggttttattatttttatttaaataaaacatgtgGGGTACTTTACATGCTACCCATTGTAGTCTATGAAATAGAagttaaaaccataatatgaCAACAtacttttagaaatataaatcatacctttagtaggtacgtatatatatttttttttctttgatacaGCTGAGCGGTTCAACACCTAAAACACTGACAttgaatatattgtgtttgttaaattaatgttattgaacataggttttatcaattattaagagATTTTTAGTACTTTCTCATaacttaacaaataaaaataattttgattcatCAATAAGATATACAAAATGCCGTCCCACTTAAGATatcattaattcaaaaaatataaccacCATTAGGTGATAAATATCcttgaattaaaatcaaatataccagatattattattataatatatcaggcAACCTGCATTAGTCTTAAAGTGCAAGCTgtcaatttttgtaaatctatggcatatttaatttatggatGTCTTGAATCCAGACTTCGGACTGGCAATTATACTaatctatacaatttatattaattatataagctGTGTAGATTTTCATAATTGGCGTGGTtacattttgtacattaattGTATCGAATCAACTGTTAAActgaactaaaattaaataaataataaactaagattaaaaacatattaaaataattaaattcagatAAACAACATACAATTCAATCCCATTGTTCTACTGCAGTTTAGtagataatttgattaaaattaaaagtattcaaatatgtactttctcaaagtatttataatcaaatacttatgctaaaatacttattatttttagttaatataatatttattatttttacactatattattataatatacccataatcatattttttttaactgagtATTCAAATAAGcatgttatatacttttaagtatattgtCTGTATtagaatacttttaaaaagcaTCTTTTACAAGGCTTTGTTCTACTGGCATAATAGACACAGAAAATCACTACTCGCATAGTCATCGATCCTATCTTCTTCGGGGATGCAATTTATAGCAATCCATCTACAACACCGTGTGCATGATACCCATTCCACAACACTTTGGTCTCCTTCGCATCTGTGTCTATTTGATAAGCTGTTGCAGTAAAGGCACATATTGGTAATGTCTTCTGATTTTTCCAAAGATACCTTTTTAGATAGTTTCTGTACTCCACAGGATCGAAACCAGGATCAAAATctgatttacttataatagtatgcacatagtatattacaaaaactcCACAGTTATAGCCATCTGTCTGAACTGGTATATTTTCCTTAtaacatgaaattaaatttaacaatgggaaattttttttgttaccatagatacaattatttttcattgcttTGTACAAGTGTTTAAAACGGTTTTCATGTATTCTGTTACCTGTATCAATGGGTTTCATGGGATCCATGATACTACATTCATTAGTGCTAAAATCAACAACGACAACCATCCaatgatttttgttaatattccatggtaaaataactatactgTTCTCTTCAATGACAATCTTTCGATCCATATCTTCACCGACATCTCTTTTTGCCAACAATTGACTCACTAATTCACATGGCAAAACTTCAACATTTTGCAGTCCTAGTTCAATCACTTTTGATACTAGACAAATGTCTAtcacaaaattattcaacCAATTGGGTTTTGACAAAGTGTCAAAATCACTAAACAGTAActgtggaaaaaataaatcaccatTCTTTCCCttacaaatataatcatatattccaacaatataattatttgtttttggcaTTATGACATGTCTGTAATATGCCAAATCTTTTGGCAACATATTGCTGTAAAGTTCTAAGCcgtttgaatttttcaaattgaagGGAGACTTGTGGCTTCCAGGTGTAGAAAAAGACTTGTTAATTGTATCTCTAACAATAGACACCCCATCAAGTAGGATTTCATcaccattttttaattgattttctaCATTCTTGTCAGATATCACCAATTGTTTAGTGGTATCTATGATATTTTCACACTGTGACTTTTTGAATGGACGGTAACTTTTCGGTTGCAAATGCTTGTGCTGTTTTTCTTTCTTTCCCATTCTTCTACAGAATCAAGGAATGTTTCATCGACATTATCTCTTTTGCCTCTAATATAAGACtcatttgacattttaacTCTCTTATTCGGTAACTGGTCTTGGAAATTAAGTACTCTCGTACATCTCTTTTTTCTAATACCAAGCTCTACTTGTTTACAAACGTTGATCACACGATTGCGCAATGCTTTCACGAATCGCCCGCATTTCAGTCTGCGATTGCCTTCCAACATGtctatttttacagttttaaaccACGACTCTACTGTTGCGTTACTCTGTCGTATTGAAACACCATTGTTGACCGTTGTGTTCATAACAGGCGTCCACAGTGGTATAAACGGTACACACTTTAGTATAAAACTGTCTAAGTACTcctcattaaaatattcgtttggTTCATTACCTAGTGTTGAACTATGTTCGagtcttttttttatcttttctaTGATCTGTtgaaatttacaatacaaCATAGACTTCCTCGTCGACGTTTcacataaaactttatttatgtCACTAAAGCTACAATCATTGTCATCTACATTGTACGATAGTAGACTATTGTCTTTGcacttattttgtaaaatgttaaatgcacATCTCATCTCCTCGTTTTTAGTTTGAGACAATAATATGACTGTGAACGAAATGAACCATTGCACAATGTCTTCCATCTTGTCCATGTTGAACAGTATACATATCCAGTCAATTACACAgttgttaacatatttttgttttacaatttgaACAAAGTCACTACTGACCTTGAAATACATGAACACATggttcacaattatttttgtgtaatggTTTACACACACATTGATGATTGTCATGTTTGACCCATCAACAGCTTCAAACAAAACGGTATAACACCAATTGAGATAATCAAAAATAGAAGAAAAACCATTCCATCCTATACATAATGCATGCATTTGTGCATAACTAAAATCAGTCACTACATTAGTGAACAACGGCCAGTTCAATTTTTTCCTTAAAACAAATGCTTTAAAAGCATTGAGCCATTGAGAGATTGCTACTATGTCATGTGATGAGCTTATCATTTCTACTATTGGACATGTAATGCTGGATTTCCCTGGTAGTAGAGCGTTAACCACTACAGCATAATACAGGACTCTTTTGCTATCATCGCTAGCTTTTCTTACTACTGTACCAGTAGCATCCAAATAACCAGTTATTGTACCATTGCATTTGGATTTCAATTTCGTAAGTAGATTCAATTGTTCATCACTATAACAATGTGCATATGAAGGTAAACCAACATGCTTTATATAGTCACTATTTTCAGAATACATCAACAACATGTCTACCATATCGTCTCTGTCATAGTCATCAGCACTTATTGCTTCTGATCGGATTCGTCTTAGCACGTCAACCGACTTAACCTTTTGATTGTTACCCCGGGCATGCTTGCTCGGCGAGGCACATTTTACCGCTTCATCATCGTAAGCAAATACTTTTGTCTTTTTCAACGTTCCTCTGACCAAGTCTCTTTCTATACCTCTGACATGATTTGTTAGTGCATAATCAGGATTGTGGTAGTAATGTAGGCTAGTACTCCACACAGTGATCAAAACATGACTATTTATTTGAGGTTCAACAATAAGCTTAAAACTTTTGCATCCAGGGTGGCTGcagtacatataaatatggcAGTACGAGCTTTTAGGATAGTTTACCGACCTTACGTTGATAACACATGTATTGTTAACTGTTCTTATTCGTTTCCTTAACATGATCGGGAATTTTGTAGTTTCAAGACGAACATTGCCTTTTTCGTTGACATATTCAATAAGAGACCATTCTTGTTCTGTAAACATAAATTGACCTTCTCTATATGTGCAACCAGAAAATgttctaaaattgttttctctGCAGTCAGCTTTATttggatatttattttctgcCCCAGGGGGTAAAACAACACCAGACTTAATTGGTGTTGTCTTCATTAAGGCTTCTCTTAACGGTGTGTCTACTTTAAGGTATTTTTCATCTGACCTTTTCAATGGTGGAGGAGTAGCAATGTAACTATTTTTTGGTATTGGTGTACTGTTAACTACAGTTTCAAAATTTGCTGATGTTATTGTTAAGTCGCTTATGCATTCGTTTTCCTTGATACCAATGTTTGAAACACCATCATCAAAAGTGGTGTACAAATCGTTTGACTTCAATGACTCAACATTCAGTTCATTTAAATTGGTTTGGTTTTCTAACAAATctgagttatttatatttatatttgaatctcCTTCTACTTCAGAGCATTTGCTAagagtatttaataaagtaaaagtaGAAAACGAAGAAGTAtccatgaatattttttggcaTATTCTGTACACCGATTTTGCGTTTTTACTattcttacatatttttaattgtctaCAAATGTCATAAATTACCCTTGAATTGAAGTTAACAAAATCATTTcttgaatagtttttttcttcaataaatttcacaatatttCTCATTACTTTAGTATCATTCAAAGACACCGTAGATTCGTCGTTTTCTTTCACCATCCGAATGAGTTTACGAAGTTCTGATGTTTCTCGTTTAAGACCAttgacaatgttttttttcaaatttgaattttttgttttaaagatCGTTTCGCAAATGTCTGTCACACACTTGTGTGTAAAACTAACTTCACTAAAGTTTAATTCGGGATACTCAATACAAACATACTGAGCTatttcattcaatttattatttagactcATTTTGTTACACGTCACAGCAACAAATTAGGTATAAAcacttaagtaatttaatatgaattgtgTAAAAGCTTTGGTTTTAGTCTCGAACCTAAATCTCGACTTTTTACTTCAAGTCTCGAACCTTAATCTcgacttttaataattaaagtctCGAACCTAAATCTCGACTTTACTTTTAAGTCTTGAACCTTAATCTcgactttttaaatataagtctCGAACCTTAATCTCGACTTTTAATATGTAAGTCTCGAACCTTAATCTCGACTTTTAATATGTAAGTCTCGAACCTTAATCTCGACTTATAAGCTTTTTCTGTACTATACgtacacaaaattaataaataaatattaaaaaaaaaaaaaaaaaaattaataataaacaaaatacttacaaaatacttacaaaaacCAAACTACTAAACTGGAAAAACGCACTATAAACGTACTATAAACgcactataaagtataaacgccctataaagtataaacgcACTATAAACGCACTCAGAAAATTACAATGAATACCGGATGTGGATATGAATTGTGTATAACAGACAACTGTAgagataaaaatgaataccgGATGATGACTTTGGAAGCTGTaacaaagaaataaatatataaataattaaaacaaaaagaattttaaattagaataagCTAAATctcaataagttttaaaaaattatgttaatgaaatgtataatataatattatgtatgttatgaTAATGAGTTTGTGCATATTCATAAGTGCTTTAACAAATCAAAACCTTggcataattattgtaattaatcgaaatataaaagtaattaatataaaattaaaaattaaaaagtaaatcttTTCCTTTACTTATTGAGATTTAGATGTATAATTACGAACactaatattgattaataacttaaatacattGCATGTTCTACCGCTTTGTTTATTGACTTATGcttgtttgatattaatagTTCATTGACACAACAGAAATGAAAGTggtgaataataatgtaattaaaatactgtttttcaCCTAACGTGAAATAaccatagtatattatgatatttatattataataggaatAGTACAAATAAACCTAATACAATAGACTGTTAATAACATAtcgaatattaaaacaaacttcTGTGGAAACTAACAAAAGAAAAGATCAATGGACAATTTTTTAGAAGTAATTTTACACTCTATCATctgtatcaattaaaattaatattttatctttattctaataattatcatttccaAAATCagtagtttattttaacacatGACTAAtgactttttaataatgtaaaaaacttaacaaGAAACAattacagtaataatttacaaaaaaaggtaggtataaaatcataaattttatatgaaaaaaataactgatttTTAACTAAGTAAAGAGGATGTGGTGCCCtcatgtgttgtctccgtcttacaagtGCTTAACACAGCAACGTTATGCTCAGCAGATCACGTTTAACtgcatttgttaaaaaatagagTGAACTGAAATAATGTGATCTGCTGAGCACATCATTTGCTATGTTAAGCACTTGTAAGACAGATACAGCACTTGTGGGTATCATGTCCTCTTAAATTATCTTGAGTTAtctaattaacttttaacttttacaaataaaaaaaagtaaaggtctctttcaaatttaaccttaatttacatttatccatgataacttaacttaataagtttaaaaaaaaatatttaactttgccCAGCcttgtaacattataaattgaattatttaactgtCAGGCATGCTTAACTAATATTCCATTGCAAAAAATACAGGatgtaacatttaaaaattgtctttcaagcaaacaaataaaataatagccaATGAatcaactttaataaaatgtcatgTTTTTCAATGCTGCCGGGAAATAATCTACAAAATCATATCTTACATAGAAATTACAGCGGCTAgcaaatgttaatttaattttttgaaaattattaattcatttacgaTTTGTAATTCATAAAGTTCCATTTCTCAACAACAACTAGGGACTTTCAActgtatttttagattttttcgtGGGGTTATTTACCGGTTACTGTTTGAAGGAATGTTAGCAATGTATTTACGCTTTAATTGTTTGCAATTTATGAATGCCACTTTAGAAGAGAGATTATTCCAGATATGATCAACAGTCATTGTAATTGCGAGACATTAAgagaatttcaaattaattaagttaaatttaaaatatcaaaatagacATTGGTATTTAACACATGTGTATGTgtatctagaaaaatattcatcaGTAAACTTCCAGTTCTGTTAAAAGACTATTTTTCAAACgcattttttaaccttattaCTAGGTGCATATTTTGTAGATTTGTATTGacatgtacattattatgctTTCATCATTATAAGATATTGAACTGAACcacagtaaaattatataatttaacatttcaatGATTTACCGAAAGAAaccaaatgtttaatttattcttttatcctatcattgaaaaaaatacaattatatcatcttaaatttagaatgaaatattaaaatattattctttagtaGCTatcctaaatttaatttatgatagtgAAACatccaaaacaataataaaaaggaTATGTGTGTTGTATGATTGTGACTTGGTGTATTGGACGACAGAAACCAGTAAAATGTTCCAGTGACTTTTGTGTTTCAGAATTCAATTTTCATGAACAACTTGTCATCTTCGTATCCAATCTCAAATTACAGAagctgaaaataattttagcaaTTTAATAGGGTAAGTTAGGTTCAATAAGGTTAAGGTTATACTTTTGGGTATGTCTGGGCTTAACTTTACTTAGACATTAAGATATAAAACAGCAGTGTGCTGGAAAATATTCTTACTTCTTTGAAAATGGGTAAATTCATTCGCATTAAAAATGGCATAGTAACAGGTTAATCATCAAATTTGATATGAAATGTGTTATTAAGATGGAGATAGCACATAcaagtatagtatttttttaagttaaaacctGTAATAAGACACAAAGGaaaaacatgtattatttattattaataataacgctCTGAGTAGGTAACAgtacaatcatattatacaatacaaatattatacatgactaCATTAGATATGAACAAAATTAACATACAATTAAAGTGTTTTAAACTTaacaaaatctatattataaagctTAACATTAGTATGCAAAAttcttataacattttaagctAAGggaattttatacatataactacAGTGTTACATTAGTTTAGAAAGTAAAAGCTAATTAATTGTttctaataattgaaatatgaattttttaatctagGAATGATTCACtgtcaatttaatatataagattttaGGTTTATTAAGTTACTaattgtttcatattattattttggtgtaCCTAGATAACTTAACTTATTAAACTGAAAAaggtttttgtataatatgctcaatgttttgttaaatttactacaataataagatttcattttttattcatacttttatacttatattgttatatcaatattgtacttatgttaattttttctatgaaaTTCTAAAAACTGATACTTGAGGAtacaattattcttatactAACATTATTACTTCAGATCATAGTGCTGTTTGCtcaaattaggtattaaaaaatggttttgtatgttaaaaataactattgtatttgaaaaattaactattagtcAAGAGTCACTAATGGGTGGTGACTTTAACCATACCTTTAATGTTAAACTCTCATCATACAAACTTATTACTGCgctaatttttatagattgtttacgtcaaatagaaatatatgaaaaagattttttttagtgtggacaacaaatctaaattaaaaataaaaatatgacaattatttatgtaaacaaatattataaataactaattgaaATAACTTACCCATGTAGTCTTTTTCAATAAGGATTATTGAACTTCATTGCAATAACGAACCATTGTAAAAACTCTAGATAGCATTCTATCTATCACAAAacctataacaaaataagtattactccttaaattgtgattaaaatagttgaatttgtacataagtacctatctatttcttatataaacaataaaatactgaatatTGACATAGTTTAAAGCGAGGTTTAAAGACATAATGCAAACTAACTtgttaagattaaattatagtttttgatatttttataattctcaaAAACGAGCTTATGCCATctaacttttaatttgttttttaatttcattgattgtagtcttaaaattttttttcattttcaaaatacattctacattaaaaatatgaaaaacatgcgcataacacaatatattttacaggatattttttttagacttgaaaaaatgtacttgaaattatatatattataatatgtcctaCCTAGAGGAAAGATACAGGGTCAGACAAGTCtgtttcaaataatacaaCTGTCCCCACCTTATACACTGTTATGAACccttgaatcatattataatatacaagataAATGGTattaacacaaatttaaactatctaaatagttatattactttatacattTCACTATACTAAACCCAAgactagttatttttatttgttttttttttgttagctaTACTCTAGGACTATTACAGCtcgacaattaaattaatatacaaaattatttgcaacatacatatcataaaagtaatttaactattgttaAAAGACAAAACCACTTCCAATATAAAGGCTATTCACAGTGGCGTAGCCAGGATTTCTAAAAGGAGGGGGCcaacaaaaaaatct from Aphis gossypii isolate Hap1 unplaced genomic scaffold, ASM2018417v2 Contig00648, whole genome shotgun sequence encodes:
- the LOC126554927 gene encoding uncharacterized protein LOC126554927 → MNSEDKKRAGGAAREPYYEKQNPVKTEELRSGTSIHENIENNENISMSENDDVIVSNSEVLCLPSESPPVVFNKFIKPSSTVLSHFFKYHPCQPKDFSLPFNSNKIFFRENGTNRVWLTFDESSKQLFCSVCLAFASESNSFTKGVSDWKHLIGKRGLSYRGKRNEAAYSLNDNNLDHGNFLEIMILLSKYDPIICEHFNTIINKSEKKQKQNKKGRGSFLTFLSKNTVQVVINEIASNIKRTIATEVQNASFFSVLIDTTQDVSVMDQCSIVIRYVFHDTINEKLIAVKCVHNSSGKGMAQLLKEELISVGLDLTKCIGNSTDGASNMRGVYNGFTSHLSQLSPEQVHVWCHSHVLNLVICDATKNSVQVASFFTLLNSCAVFFKESYLRMDIWNEVSKTNSDNSRNKRLQTIGETRWSSKQTAVERIFGTFGDPKSSMYVDLIIAFTKVVQGEKFKPDIRAKANTYLDLLLKYETILTAHIFMNVFSITGPLSRYLQTSGLDLLKCQQMVKSALSQIVEYQRDMENIIAKSDKFVEWVNNQLELQDLDNEIYLQEQFEIKRLRKKKRMTDELLNDNPINDAKQKYTVEVHNQVMDRIVESMNSRFVNNSPLYMDLSLLSPVNFNSFKHGLPKTALKALSKNLIRFTINDNLEEFHRKLTEELVSFSNSWDNLKKSVEDEYDFENFNSEDENQETEETAGLNITSCERSFSTLKFIKNRLRNTLTNENLEAFMLMSVEKRTLASIDDDILIDRIGETSEVMKKNLIM